The following coding sequences lie in one Polyodon spathula isolate WHYD16114869_AA chromosome 37, ASM1765450v1, whole genome shotgun sequence genomic window:
- the LOC121304254 gene encoding apolipoprotein A-I-like — MKFLVVLAIAVFTGCHANILWQDEPKSQLEVVRDAFWEYVAKVTQTAEDTLEKVKQSQLGQELNTKISESASTATLYVGELRGKMTPVAQEILDKMSRDAEVLQKQLLSDLQALNSQLTPYADELNSKIQKNINELRQALDQNSETLRQNLAVSTEELREKLQGNVEELRAQLSPYAANLQDRINQRLEEFQQNMGPLTQTLQERMSQAAQEVRVNLTPYAEDLQQKLNPYAEDLQAQLSSLWDSFRQNFN; from the exons ATGAAGTTCCTTGTGGTTCTCGCTATCGCCGTGTTCACTG gctgtcacGCTAATATCCTGTGGCAGGATGAGCCAAAGTCCCAGTTGGAGGTGGTGAGAGATGCATTCTGGGAATATGTTGCCAAGGTGACCCAGACCGCTGAGGACACTCTGGAGAAGGTGAAGCAGTCCCAGCTGGGCCAGGAGCTCAA CACCAAAATCTCAGAGAGTGCCAGCACTGCCACCCTGTACGTGGGGGAGCTGCGTGGTAAGATGACCCCCGTGGCCCAGGAGATCCTGGACAAGATGAGTCGGGATGCAGAGGTCctgcagaagcagctcctgagCGACCTGCAGGCCCTGAACAGCCAGCTGACTCCGTACGCCGACGAGCTCAACAGCAAGATCCAGAAGAACATCAACGAGCTGCGCCAGGCCCTGGACCAGAACTCGGAGACCCTGCGCCAGAACCTGGCCGTCAGCACCGAGGAGCTGAGGGAGAAGCTGCAGGGGAACGTGGAGGAGCTCCGTGCCCAGCTCAGCCCCTACGCTGCCAATCTCCAAGATAGGATCAACCAGCGTCTGGAGGAGTTCCAGCAGAACATGGGCCCCCTGACCCAGACCCTGCAGGAGAGGATGAGCCAGGCTGCCCAGGAGGTGCGGGTGAACCTCACCCCCTACGCCGAGGACCTCCAGCAGAAGCTGAACCCCTACGCAGAGGATCTGCAGGCTCAGCTCTCCTCTCTGTGGGACTCCTTCCGCCAGAACTTCAACTAA
- the LOC121304255 gene encoding apolipoprotein A-I-like, whose amino-acid sequence MKFLVVLAIAVFTGCHANILWRDEPKSQLEVVRDAFWEYVAKVTQTAEDTLEKVKQSQLGQELNTKISESASTATLYMGELRGKMTPVAQEILDKMSRDAEVLQKQLLSDLQALNSQLTPYADELNSKIQKNINELRQALDQNSETLRQNLAVSTEELREKLQGNVEELRAQLSPYAANLQDRINQRLEEFQQNMGPLTQTLQERMSQAAQEVRVNLTPYAEDLQQKLNPYAEDLQAQLSSLWDSFRQNFN is encoded by the exons ATGAAGTTCCTTGTGGTTCTCGCTATCGCCGTGTTCACTG gctgtcacGCTAATATCCTGTGGCGGGATGAGCCAAAGTCCCAGTTGGAGGTGGTGAGAGATGCATTCTGGGAATATGTTGCCAAGGTGACCCAGACCGCTGAGGACACTCTGGAGAAGGTGAAGCAGTCCCAGCTGGGCCAGGAGCTCAA CACCAAAATCTCAGAGAGTGCCAGCACTGCCACCCTGTACATGGGGGAGCTGCGTGGTAAGATGACCCCCGTGGCCCAGGAGATCCTGGACAAGATGAGTCGGGATGCAGAGGTCctgcagaagcagctcctgagCGACCTGCAGGCCCTGAACAGCCAGCTGACTCCGTACGCCGACGAGCTCAACAGCAAGATCCAGAAGAACATCAACGAGCTGCGCCAGGCCCTGGACCAGAACTCGGAGACCCTGCGCCAGAACCTGGCCGTCAGCACCGAGGAGCTGAGGGAGAAGCTGCAGGGGAACGTGGAGGAGCTCCGTGCCCAGCTCAGCCCCTACGCTGCCAATCTCCAAGATAGGATCAACCAGCGTCTGGAGGAGTTCCAGCAGAACATGGGCCCCCTGACCCAGACCCTGCAGGAGAGGATGAGCCAGGCTGCCCAGGAGGTGCGGGTGAACCTCACCCCCTACGCCGAGGACCTCCAGCAGAAGCTGAACCCCTACGCAGAGGATCTGCAGGCTCAGCTCTCCTCTCTGTGGGACTCCTTCCGCCAGAACTTCAACTAA
- the LOC121304263 gene encoding probable histone-lysine N-methyltransferase PRDM7 yields the protein MKRNYEAMIAIGLNSLKPSFMCRRSRSRQPPVEDSSDPDEDWTPRQERAAAAPKTFRPPYKRDFVHRQTTENVTATKVQVNSEKAPVPSSSVAGPSAETPSSSTSSSDENRGDSFEGFTDDELAAFLVCGSPSESEESGKAEIRRAEFKAARSQKDSRSAQNSSQASTGNCYSLRKKLRILYEEIDEPSDDDYLCECCKSNLYTRTVYSVKKGC from the exons ATGAAACGCAACTACGAAGCTATGATTGCTATAG GGCTGAATTCTCTGAAGCCGTCCTTCATGTGCCGCCGATCCAGGAGCAGGCAGCCCCCCGTGGAGGACTCCAGTGACCCCGACGAAGACTGGACCCCCAGACAGGAGAGAGCCGCGGCAG CTCCAAAAACCTTTAGGCCACCTTATAAGAGAGATTTTGTCCACAGACAGACAACAGAAAATGTGACTGCGACTAAG gtCCAAGTGAATAGTGAAAAGGCCCCGGTGCCCAGCAGCAGTGTTGCTGGCCCCAGTGCAGAGACCCCCTCCTCATCCACCTCCAGTTCTGATGAGAACAGAGGAGACTCATTTGAAGGCTTCACTGATGATGAACTGGCTGCCTTTCTTGTGTGCGGCAGCCCTTCTGAGAGTGAGGAGAGTGGAAAAGCAGAAATTCGGAGAGCTGAGTTCAAAGCAG CCCGCTCCCAGAAAGATTCCCGAAGTGCGCAGAACTCCAGTCAGGCCAGTACAGGAAATTGCTACAGCTTGAGAAAGAAACTAAGAATTCTGTACGAGGAGATAGATGAACCCAGTGACGATGATTACCTGTGTGAGTGCTGCAAGAGCAACCTTTACACTCGGACTGTGTACTCTGTTAAAAAAGGGTGCTAA